The Nocardia sp. BMG51109 nucleotide sequence GACGGGCAGCCACCGGCCGCGGGCGAGGAGATCACCGGCTGCCGTTTCGCCGCGCGGTGCGCGCACTCCGAGCCCGGCTGCGCAGACGGTGTGATCCCGTTCCGCGAGGTCGGTCCGGGACATCTCGCACGGTGCATCCGAGAGGGGGCGGCCGCATGAGTACCGCGGTCACCGCACCATTGCTACGGATCACCGACCTGTCCGTCGCCTATGGGGTACCGCGCCGGGGCGTGGGCCTCGGCACCGGCGCCGCGTTGCGCGGCGCGAGCCTGGAGGTGCACCCGGGCGAGATCGTCGGGATCATCGGCGAAACCGGCTCCGGCAAAACGACTTTGGCCCGCGCGACCGTCGGGCTGACGACCCCGGCGGGCGGCACCATCGAGTTCGACGGCCGGGACCTGACCAGCCTGCGCGGCCGCGACCTGCGCGACTTCCGGCGGCAGGGCCGGATCCAGCTGGTGTTCCAGGACCCGCTGCGCTCGCTCGACCCCGACCTCACCGTCGCGCGCCTCGTCGGCGAGCCGCTCGAGGTGGCGGGCGGCCTCGACGCCACCGCCCGCGGCGAGCGGACCGAACGCGCGCTGCGCGAGGTCGGCCTGGATCCCGGGGCGGTGCGCGACCGCCGCCCGGGCGAGCTGTCGGGAGGCCAGCGGCAGCGGGTGTCCCTCGCGCGCGCCATCGTGACGGAACCGCGGTTGCTCATCTGCGACGAGCCGGTCAG carries:
- a CDS encoding ABC transporter ATP-binding protein, encoding MSTAVTAPLLRITDLSVAYGVPRRGVGLGTGAALRGASLEVHPGEIVGIIGETGSGKTTLARATVGLTTPAGGTIEFDGRDLTSLRGRDLRDFRRQGRIQLVFQDPLRSLDPDLTVARLVGEPLEVAGGLDATARGERTERALREVGLDPGAVRDRRPGELSGGQRQRVSLARAIVTEPRLLICDEPVSALDVSNRNLVLNLLDRLRRDLGVAVVIIAHDLSSLAGIGDRVAVFYRSRLVEQGPLREVLTRPAHPYTALLVASAPSLGERSAIRPADVRVDRGTAGAADPGRCVFADRCRFAFADCAIQPPQLEVGERWSAACHLAARWSGEATDNTHTPPAHTGTRAKGER